CATCGAGAAAAGGCCCTTTCAGGAGGGCGGCCAGATCGCCGCGGGGCAGGTCCTCTATCAGATCGATGCGGCACTCTACGAGGCCGCCTACGACAGCGCCGAAGCGGCTCTCGAACGCGCCCGGGCGACGATGGAGCGCGCCCGCTTGAAGGCCGAGCGCTATGCCAACCTGGTCAAGACCAAGGCCATCAGCCAGGATGATTTCGACGACGCCGAGGCGGCCTTCAAGGAGGCCAAGGCGAGCGTCGCCGTCGCCGAGGCGGACCTCAAGAGGTCCCGCATCAACCTCGAGTACACGCAGGTGACCTCGCCGATCGATGGGCGCATCGGCCGTTCGATGATGACTCAGGGGGCGCTGGTGACGGCCTATCAGGAGCTCGCGCTCGCGACCGTGCAGCAGCTCGATCCGATCTACGTCGACCTGACCCAATCGAGCGCCCAACTCCTCGAGCTGCGCCGCGCGCTGGAGGACGGGCGCCTCGAGCGCCACGGCGATGAACAACCCAAGGTGACCCTGATCCTCGAGGACGGGTCGACCTACGAGCACGCGGGCCGGCTGGAGTTCTCGGAGGTGACCGTCGACGAGCGCACCGGTGCCGTGACGATGCGCGCCCGGTTCCCGAATCCTGAGCATGTGTTGCTGCCGGGCATGTTCGTGCGGGCGATCGTCGAGGAGGGGGTGCGCCCCAGCGCCATCCTGGTCCCGCAGCAGGGGGTGCAGCACGATCGGCGGGGCGCGCCGATCGGCCTGGTCGTGACCGAGGACGGGACCGTCGAGCAGCGCACCCTCAAGACCGATCGTGTAATGGGTGATAAGTGGCTGATCGACGAAGGGCTCCAGCCCGGCGATCGGTTGATCGTCGAGGGCTCGCAGAAGGTTCGCGCCGGGGCCAAGGCCCAGGTGGTCGACTTGAGCGACGAGCCGGCCTTCGCCGCGGCGCCGGCGGTCCCCTCGTCCGCCGCGACGTCGGTGGAGTAGCGCGTCCGCCACGCTGCGAACGCGCCCCGCCAGCCCCATCTTCGCTGAGGATCGCCAGTCATGGCCCGCTTCTTTATCGACCGACCCGTCTTCGCCTGGGTCATCGCCATCTTCATCATGCTGGCCGGCGCCCTGTCGGTCGCGACCCTGCCGGTCGCCCAGTATCCGAGCATCGCGCCGCCGGCGATCGCCATCACGGCGACCTATCCGGGGGCGTCGGCCAAGACGCTCGAGAGCTCGGTCACCCAGGTCATCGAGCAGCAGATGAACGGCCTCGATGGCCTGCGCTACATGTCGGCGACGAGCGAGTCGACCGGCGCCGCGACCATCACGCTGACCTTCGACAACGGCGTCGACCCGGATATCGCCCAGATGCAGGTTCAGAACAAGCTGCAACTGGCCAATGCGATGCTGCCGGTCGAGGTCCAGCAGCAGGGCATCAGCGTCGCCAAGTCGGCGCGCAACTTCCTGATGGTCGTGGCCTTCGTCTCGCGCGACGGCAGCATGGGTAGCGCCGACCTCGGCGACTATGCGGCCAGCCTGGTCAAGGATCCGGTCAGCCGCGTGCCGGGGGTCGGCGAGGTCATCCTGTTCGAGTCCCAGTACGCGATGCGCATCTGGCTCGATCCGGACCGGCTCAATCAATACGGTCTCACGCCGGCCGATATCGCGACGGCGTTGGAGGCCGAGAACGCCCAGATCTCGGCCGGGCAGCTCGGCGCCACGCCGGCCGTGCCGGGGCAGCAGATCGCCGCGACGGTCAACGTTCAGGACCGGCTCAGCACGCCCGAGGCCTTCGGCGCCGTGCGTCTGCGTACCCAGGCCGACGGTTCCACGGTCCACCTGCGCGACGTCGCGCGCATCGAGCTCGGCAGCGAGAGTTACACCAAGTCGGCCCGCTACAAGGGTCAGCCGGCCGCCGGTATGGCCATCCGTCTGGCGACCGGCGCCAACGCGCTGGCGACGGCGGACGCCGTGAAGGCCAAGGTCGAGGAGCTCTCGCAGTTCTTCCCGCCAGGCATGGAGGCCGTCTACCCCTACGACACCACGCCCTTCGTGCGCATCTCGATCCACGAGGTTGTGGTGACGCTGTTCGAGGCGGTGGGGCTGGTCTTCCTCGTCATGTTCCTGTTCCTGCAGAGCTTCCGCGCGACCCTTATCCCGACGATCGCGGTACCCGTGGTGCTGCTCGGCACCTTCGGCGTGCTCGCCGCCTTCGGTTTCAGCATCAATACGCTGACCCTGTTCGCGATGGTGCTGGCGATCGGGTTGCTGGTCGATGACGCCATCGTCGTCGTCGAGAACGTGGAGCGGGTCATGCGCGAGGAGGGGCTGCCGCCGAAGGAGGCGACACGCCGCTCGATGGACCAGATCACCGGCGCCCTGGTCGGTATCGCCCTGGTCCTCTCCGCGGTCTTCGTGCCGATGGCCTTCTTCGGTGGTTCGACCGGGGTCATCTACCGACAGTTCTCGATCACGATCGTCTCGGCGATGCTGCTGTCGGTCTTCGTCGCCTTGACCCTGAGCCCGGCTCTGACCGCCACCCTGCTCAAGCCGGTCGATCACGAGGCCCACCAGCGTGGCTTCTTCGGCTGGTTCAACCGGACCTTCGATCGCAGCGTGCGTCTCTACCGCCAGGGCGTCGGCGGCATCATCAAGCGGCGCGCGCTGTTCCTCGGCGTCTATCTGGTGCTGGTCTCGGGGATGTGGGTCCTGCACGAGCGGTTGCCGACCTCCTTCCTACCGGAAGAGGACCAGGGGATCCTGATCCTCCAGGTCGTGCTGCCCTCGGGCGCGAGTCGCGAGCGCACCATCGGGGTCCTGGAGCAGGTCGAGGACTATTTCCTCAAGAAGGAAACCGAGACCGTCGACAAGGTCATCACGGTCGCCGGCTTCAGCTTCGCAGGGCAGGGTCAGAACATGGCCGTCGGCTTCGTGCGGCTGAAGGACTGGGCCGAGCGCACCGAGCCCGAACAGCAGCTCGGCGCGCTGGTTGGGCGGGCCAACATGGCCCTCTCCCAGATCCGCGACGCCCGTGTTTTCGCCTTCGCGCCACCGGCGGTCATCGAACTCGGCACCGCCTCCGGCTGGGATGTGCAGGTGCAGGACAACGCCGGCGTCGGCCATGAAGCCCTGATGGCCGCGCGCGGTCAGCTCCTCGGTATGGCCGCGCAGCACCCGAAGCTCGCCAAGGTGCGTCCGAACGGGCGGGAGGACGAGCCGCAGTACCAGGTCGAGGTCGACCGCACCAAGGCCGGCGCCCTCGGCCTGTCGCTCGCCGACGTCAACAACGCCGTGTCGGTCGCCTGGGGCAGCGCCTATGTCGACGACTTCGTTCACGAGGGCCGCGTCAAGAAGGTCTACTTGCAGGCCGATGCCCCCTTCCGCATGCAGCCGCAGGATCTCGACGACTGGTATGTTCGCAATGCCGACGGCCGGATGGTGCCCTTTTCGGCCTTCGCGACCGCCCACTGGACCTATGGCTCGCCGCGCCTGGAGCGCTACAATGGCGTGCCCTCGGCCGAGATCCTCGGCGAGGCGGCGCCGGGCGTGAGCTCGGGTGAGGCGATGGCCGTCATCGAGGAGCTGGCCGCCCAATTGCCACCGGGAATCGGCATCACCTGGACGGGCCTCTCCTACGAGGAGCGTGCCGCCGGTGCCCAGGCCCCGGCGCTCTATGCGCTCTCGGCGCTCGTCGTCTTCCTCGCCCTGGCGGCGCTCTACGAGAGCTGGTCGGTGCCCTTCTCGGTGATGCTCGTGGTGCCACTCGGCGTGCTCGGCGCGGTCATCGCCGCGACCGGCCGGGGTCTGCCGAGCGATATCTATTTCCAGGTGGGGCTGCTCGCGACCATCGGCCTGTCGGCGAAGAACGCGATCCTGATCGTCGAGTTCGCCAAGACCCTCCAGGAGCAGGGGAAGGATGCGATCTCCGCCGCTCTGGAGGCGGCGCGGATGAGAATCCGTCCGATCGTCATGACCTCGCTGGCCTTCGGCTTCGGCGTCCTCCCGCTCGCGTTGAGCACGGGTGCCGGCGCCGGCGGACGGAACGCGATCGGCACCGGGGTGCTCGGCGGCGTCGTCGCCGCGACCCTGCTCGGGGTCTTCTTCGTGCCCCTGTTCTTCGTCCTGATCCGCGGCCGGATGCGTGTTAAGACCTAACCGCAGAGACGCAGAGTAGCGGAGATTACGCAGAGAAGACTTGGGTTATTGCTTATCAGACGAGAGCAATGCGTAAACGAGCCTCGGCGCCTCAGCGTCTCTGTGGTTGAATGGAGATCCGATCGTAGGCGAGCGTTTCACGACATTGTCTTCGAGGATCGCGATGCAACCGGATTTTTGGCATGCACGCTGGCAGCGCGGCGAGACGGGCTGGCACGAGGAGCAGATCAACGTCCATCTGCAACAGCTCTGGCCCCGGCTCGGCCTCGCCGCCGAGACTCGGGTCTTCGTCCCGCTCTGTGGCAAGAGCCGCGACCTCCTGTGGCTCGCCGGACGCGGCCATCGGGTGCTCGGTGTCGAGCTCAGCGAGATCGCCGTACAGGCCTTCTTCGACGAACAAGGTCTGCGCCCGAAGATCGATGACGAACCGCCGTTTCGCCGCTATGCCGTCGATGAAATGACGCTGCTCTGCGGCGATTTCTTCGACCTGCGCCCCGAGCACCTGGCCGGTATCTCGGCCTTCTACGATCGCGCCTCGCTCATCGCCTTGCCGCCGGCGCTACGCGGGCGCTATGCCACTCACCTCAAGACCCTCCTCCCGGCGACCACCGGCCTGCTGATCACCCTCGACTACGATCAGACGAAGATGGCCGGCCCGCCGTTCTCGGTGCAACCGGGAGAGGTCGAACGCCTCTTCGGCGACCGTTTCACTCTCACCGCGATGGCCGACCTCGACCTGATCGGCGAGTCCCCCAAGTTCCGCCAGCGTGGCCTGACCACGCTGCGCGAGCACGTCTGGCGGCTCGACCCGCGCGGCTGACCCAAGCACCTTCTCGCCGGGCCTTGGCCGCCGTAGTGGATTGGTGCCCGCGCGGGATCTCGCTCGTTGGGTAGATGAGAGGGCCGGGAGATGTCGACCCGCCATGGCACAAAGAGAATGCCTTAGACTCTCTGTCGCAAGTCCCTTGATCCAGGGCCTTTTGACGATCTGCGGCGACGTCGTGCTCTGCATGGAGAGCGGCAGCCGGTTCATCGGCATCGAGATCGGCCGCGCCCATTTCGACACGGCCTGCGTGCGCATCGAGGCCGCGCAGGACAAGCAGTGATCGCGTTGTCCGCCAGCTGCTCAGCGATGCGGAAGGTGGGTGGCGACGGTCACGCGGTTCTTGCCTTCGTTCTTCGAGATGTACATGGCCTCGTCGGCCAGCCGGACCAAGTCCCGCAGGCGCCGCGCGTGGTCCGGGTAGACGGCCACGCCGATGCTCGCCCCGACCCGCAGCTCCGACCAGCTCCAGGCGGCGATCCGGTCGCGGAGCTTCTCGGCGATCGCCACCGCGGTCTGCACATCGGGAACGTTCGAGAGCATGACGACGAACTCGTCGCCGCCGTAGCGCCCGACGGCATCGCCCTTGCGGCTGTTTCTGGTCAGCGTGTCGGCGACGTCCTTCAGGACCTGGTCGCCCATGTGGTGACCCAGCTGGTCGTTGATCGCCTTGAACCCGTCGAGGTCGATGTAGAGGAGCGCGAAGCGGTGCTCGTAGCGCCAGCGCCCGGCACGCTCGTGCTCCTGCGCCAGCTGCTCCTCGAACGCGGCGCGGTTGGCGATGCCGGTCAGCGTGTCGACCTGGGCGCGGCGCTCGAGCTGGGTGCGGCGGATCCGGCGCGCGTTCTGGTCGATGAGAATTTCCTGGTAGACGGCGGCCAGCAGCATGACGACGAAGATCCCGATGCTGGCGATCACGACGAGGGCCTTTATCCGCATCGCCTCGAGCTGCGCCTGCGGCAGATGGGCGACGAAGTACCAGCGGTGACCCCCGTGCCCGTGGAGCGCTTCGGGGTCGCCCGTCGCCTCGGCAATCGGGTGATACTGTGGCTTCAGCGGGTCGCTGTCGAAGAAGGTGAACAGGCCGTCCTCGGTGTAGAGGTGGCCGGCCTCGGCCTGCTGCATCGCCGCCCAGACGGCTGGATAGAGGATCCCCATCCGCTGGTCCTCGTGGCCCGGGAACATGAAGCCCCACGCGCGGCCCGGGTCAGCGGAGAGGAGCCAGTAGCCCTCCCTGTTCAACATCATCGTTTCGCCGGGCGCGTGGGCCATGGAAACCTTGGCGATGTCGAGGAGGATCTGTCCCAGGTAGTTTATGATGACGATGCCGCGTGCATGCCCCTGCGCGTCGAAGACCGGGGTGCCGAGGCGGATCACCGGTTTGTAGGGCCGCTCGATCCCGCTGCGCTCGATGTTGAGGTCCATCGGGGTGACGCTGATCTCGCCATCGTGGTGGTCCGACATCTCGACGAAGTAGGGGCGGCCGCGCTTGTCCTGCAGCTCGGCCTCGGGCACGGCGCGCGGGTCGCCGTCGTTGAAATTGACCCGCACGACTTCCTTGCCCTGCGCATCGATGTAGCGGAGCTGGTCGTAGGTGCGCGCATAGCGGGCGACGGTCATATACTCGCGGGCGATCTGCCCGAGCAGGCGCCGGTCGCCGGTCGCGAGGTAATTGGTGAGCTCGTTCTGGTCGCGCAGCATCAGGGTGACGGCGGCGATGCCGTTCAGCCGCCGCGCCGTCGCCACGGCGGCGGCCTCGAGAGCATCGCGCTGCCTCCGCTCCAGGTCCTTGTGCAGCTCCGCCATATCCCAGCGATAGGCCAGGGCGAAGAGCACGAGCGGGAAGATCGCGATGAGCGGGAAGGTCTTCCAGAACTGGATCCAGAGCGCTCTGTCCATCGGGATGGGCCTAATACGCGTCCGCGACACTTACCAAGTATCCTAGAAACGGCAGTTGACCGCTTCGCCATCGATTCAAGCCGCTGAAATTAGGTCGAATCTTGGCGCGACTCGGGTTCACCGGCTGGGTGAGGGTCGCTACGACCCCCGAGGCACGCCCCGCGCGGCGCCCGGCGGTGTTACAACGCGTTGCAATAGCGCAGCTATTGCGCCTCATTGTGCCTTGCCGGACACCCCGAGGGACGCACCTCGAAAGTCGTCCAACTGCCGCTTCTAGGATTATAGACTCGACCGACACGCGAGATGGATGAAGCGAATGCTCAAAATGCCACTACGAAGCCGGCAACCAGGGCTGTCAATCCGAACCAGAAAGCGCCAACACACCCACCCAGAAGGCATTTTTGCGTCCGCAGCGTCCATCGCCGTGCAGTCCTCCGTCATCTGTCGCCTGCGCGATAATGATTGATTACGTGGCGACGGTCACACAGTTTTTCCCCTTGGCCTTCGAGGCATACATGGCCTCGTCGGCCAGCCGCCTCAGCTCCGCCAGCCGCTTAGCGTGGTCTGGAAAAACTGCAACGCCGATGCTGACGCCGATTGCATGTCCCCTCCAGCGCAAAGCGCAAATCTGATCGCGGAGTTTCTCGGCGATCGCCACGGCGGTCTTCTCGTCGGGCACATCCGAGAGCAGGACGACGAACTCGTCGCCGCCAAAGCGGCCGGCGGTATCGCCCCGCCGGCAATTGCCGCTCAGCACGTTGGCCACGTCCTTCAGGACCCGATCGCCGACGTCATGGCCCAGGTTATCGTTG
This portion of the Thioflavicoccus mobilis 8321 genome encodes:
- a CDS encoding thiopurine S-methyltransferase; this encodes MQPDFWHARWQRGETGWHEEQINVHLQQLWPRLGLAAETRVFVPLCGKSRDLLWLAGRGHRVLGVELSEIAVQAFFDEQGLRPKIDDEPPFRRYAVDEMTLLCGDFFDLRPEHLAGISAFYDRASLIALPPALRGRYATHLKTLLPATTGLLITLDYDQTKMAGPPFSVQPGEVERLFGDRFTLTAMADLDLIGESPKFRQRGLTTLREHVWRLDPRG
- a CDS encoding efflux RND transporter periplasmic adaptor subunit, which codes for MNADILRPVTVLVPLLAAVLTLGGCGESGSPSADASASGPLPEVGVVAVEARATTLTIELPGRTSPYRIAEVRPQVGGIIEKRPFQEGGQIAAGQVLYQIDAALYEAAYDSAEAALERARATMERARLKAERYANLVKTKAISQDDFDDAEAAFKEAKASVAVAEADLKRSRINLEYTQVTSPIDGRIGRSMMTQGALVTAYQELALATVQQLDPIYVDLTQSSAQLLELRRALEDGRLERHGDEQPKVTLILEDGSTYEHAGRLEFSEVTVDERTGAVTMRARFPNPEHVLLPGMFVRAIVEEGVRPSAILVPQQGVQHDRRGAPIGLVVTEDGTVEQRTLKTDRVMGDKWLIDEGLQPGDRLIVEGSQKVRAGAKAQVVDLSDEPAFAAAPAVPSSAATSVE
- a CDS encoding efflux RND transporter permease subunit, yielding MARFFIDRPVFAWVIAIFIMLAGALSVATLPVAQYPSIAPPAIAITATYPGASAKTLESSVTQVIEQQMNGLDGLRYMSATSESTGAATITLTFDNGVDPDIAQMQVQNKLQLANAMLPVEVQQQGISVAKSARNFLMVVAFVSRDGSMGSADLGDYAASLVKDPVSRVPGVGEVILFESQYAMRIWLDPDRLNQYGLTPADIATALEAENAQISAGQLGATPAVPGQQIAATVNVQDRLSTPEAFGAVRLRTQADGSTVHLRDVARIELGSESYTKSARYKGQPAAGMAIRLATGANALATADAVKAKVEELSQFFPPGMEAVYPYDTTPFVRISIHEVVVTLFEAVGLVFLVMFLFLQSFRATLIPTIAVPVVLLGTFGVLAAFGFSINTLTLFAMVLAIGLLVDDAIVVVENVERVMREEGLPPKEATRRSMDQITGALVGIALVLSAVFVPMAFFGGSTGVIYRQFSITIVSAMLLSVFVALTLSPALTATLLKPVDHEAHQRGFFGWFNRTFDRSVRLYRQGVGGIIKRRALFLGVYLVLVSGMWVLHERLPTSFLPEEDQGILILQVVLPSGASRERTIGVLEQVEDYFLKKETETVDKVITVAGFSFAGQGQNMAVGFVRLKDWAERTEPEQQLGALVGRANMALSQIRDARVFAFAPPAVIELGTASGWDVQVQDNAGVGHEALMAARGQLLGMAAQHPKLAKVRPNGREDEPQYQVEVDRTKAGALGLSLADVNNAVSVAWGSAYVDDFVHEGRVKKVYLQADAPFRMQPQDLDDWYVRNADGRMVPFSAFATAHWTYGSPRLERYNGVPSAEILGEAAPGVSSGEAMAVIEELAAQLPPGIGITWTGLSYEERAAGAQAPALYALSALVVFLALAALYESWSVPFSVMLVVPLGVLGAVIAATGRGLPSDIYFQVGLLATIGLSAKNAILIVEFAKTLQEQGKDAISAALEAARMRIRPIVMTSLAFGFGVLPLALSTGAGAGGRNAIGTGVLGGVVAATLLGVFFVPLFFVLIRGRMRVKT
- a CDS encoding sensor domain-containing diguanylate cyclase, coding for MDRALWIQFWKTFPLIAIFPLVLFALAYRWDMAELHKDLERRQRDALEAAAVATARRLNGIAAVTLMLRDQNELTNYLATGDRRLLGQIAREYMTVARYARTYDQLRYIDAQGKEVVRVNFNDGDPRAVPEAELQDKRGRPYFVEMSDHHDGEISVTPMDLNIERSGIERPYKPVIRLGTPVFDAQGHARGIVIINYLGQILLDIAKVSMAHAPGETMMLNREGYWLLSADPGRAWGFMFPGHEDQRMGILYPAVWAAMQQAEAGHLYTEDGLFTFFDSDPLKPQYHPIAEATGDPEALHGHGGHRWYFVAHLPQAQLEAMRIKALVVIASIGIFVVMLLAAVYQEILIDQNARRIRRTQLERRAQVDTLTGIANRAAFEEQLAQEHERAGRWRYEHRFALLYIDLDGFKAINDQLGHHMGDQVLKDVADTLTRNSRKGDAVGRYGGDEFVVMLSNVPDVQTAVAIAEKLRDRIAAWSWSELRVGASIGVAVYPDHARRLRDLVRLADEAMYISKNEGKNRVTVATHLPHR